In the Flavobacterium pallidum genome, one interval contains:
- a CDS encoding phosphatidate cytidylyltransferase, translated as MNETLKRGISGAVYVILLIASIYYSTETFFLLFGIFLVIAVFEFCNLVKLHVIFPVLLALTTYGTISYLLFNKIRFDRNFDLALLALTMLVSIKGIVFLFSRNKDSVNTFSKYAYLIGYVILPFIIITKIPFGVKGYNPKILIGIFILIWTNDTFAYLVGKSIGKHKLYERISPKKTIEGFLGGVAFAVLAGFLISKYYIEGGRLAQNIWIGFALIMSIFGTIGDLIESKFKRIAGVKDSGKIMPGHGGILDRLDSIIFAAPFVFLFYQILNLL; from the coding sequence ATGAACGAAACGCTCAAGAGGGGGATTTCCGGCGCTGTTTATGTGATATTGCTGATTGCTTCGATTTATTACTCCACCGAAACATTCTTTCTTCTTTTCGGTATTTTCCTGGTGATTGCTGTGTTTGAGTTTTGCAACCTGGTGAAACTCCATGTCATTTTTCCCGTGTTATTAGCGCTTACCACCTACGGAACCATCAGTTACCTGCTTTTTAATAAAATCCGTTTTGACCGCAATTTCGATTTGGCCCTTTTGGCCCTGACCATGCTGGTTTCGATTAAAGGGATTGTTTTTTTGTTCAGCCGCAACAAGGATTCTGTTAATACTTTTTCAAAATACGCTTACCTGATTGGTTATGTGATCCTGCCGTTTATTATCATTACTAAAATTCCTTTTGGTGTCAAGGGTTATAATCCAAAAATTCTTATTGGTATCTTTATTTTAATCTGGACAAATGATACCTTTGCATATCTTGTCGGGAAATCTATAGGGAAGCATAAATTATACGAAAGGATCTCTCCGAAAAAGACGATTGAAGGTTTTCTGGGAGGCGTTGCTTTTGCAGTTTTAGCCGGTTTCTTAATTTCGAAATATTATATCGAAGGGGGAAGGCTGGCGCAGAACATATGGATTGGTTTTGCTTTGATTATGAGTATTTTCGGCACGATAGGCGATTTAATCGAATCCAAGTTTAAAAGGATTGCAGGTGTGAAGGACAGCGGGAAGATCATGCCCGGTCACGGCGGTATACTGGACAGGCTGGACAGCATTATTTTCGCCGCCCCATTTGTATTTTTGTTTTACCAAATATTAAATTTATTATAG